In Terriglobia bacterium, a single genomic region encodes these proteins:
- a CDS encoding pyridoxal phosphate-dependent aminotransferase, protein MFADRTGWELAPNRFSAALERARNAGRELLDLTESNPTRVGLRYPGGLLQSLADPRGLEYRPEALGLAAAREAVAGYYGEMGANVPPHTIVLTSSTSEAYSFLFRLLCNPGDEVLVGVPSYPLFDYLASIQDVRLVLYPLLYDHGWQLDFHSLEQGLGTRTRALMLVHPNNPTGSYVQPAERDRLSNISAERGLALVADEVFLDYAIAGAAPFTFAANLGALTFTMSGLSKVAALPQVKLSWIVVSGPKAARDEALQRLEVIADTYLSVSTAVQLALPELLRDRRQAQGQIGDRVRTNLAELDRQLAGQKACRRLEMEAGWYAVVRVPATRPDEELAIQILEREGVVVHPGHFYDFPSEGYIVLSLIPRVELFAEGVRRVLIHL, encoded by the coding sequence GCTGCTCGATCTGACCGAATCGAACCCGACGCGGGTTGGGCTGCGGTATCCGGGGGGTCTACTGCAGAGCCTGGCGGACCCCCGCGGCCTGGAGTACCGGCCGGAGGCGCTGGGCCTGGCGGCGGCGCGGGAAGCGGTGGCGGGGTACTACGGCGAGATGGGCGCCAACGTCCCGCCACACACGATCGTTCTGACTTCCAGCACCAGCGAGGCCTACTCGTTTCTCTTCCGCCTGCTCTGCAATCCGGGCGACGAAGTGCTGGTCGGAGTGCCCAGCTACCCGCTGTTCGACTATTTGGCCTCCATTCAGGATGTGAGGCTGGTTCTGTATCCCCTGCTGTATGACCACGGCTGGCAGCTCGACTTCCATTCGCTGGAGCAAGGGCTGGGGACGCGGACGCGAGCGCTGATGCTGGTGCACCCGAACAATCCGACCGGTTCGTACGTGCAGCCGGCAGAGCGCGACCGTCTCAGCAACATCAGCGCGGAGCGCGGGTTAGCACTGGTTGCCGACGAGGTGTTCCTGGATTACGCCATCGCCGGCGCTGCCCCCTTCACGTTTGCGGCCAACCTGGGCGCCCTCACGTTCACCATGAGCGGGTTGTCGAAGGTCGCAGCGCTGCCGCAGGTCAAGCTATCATGGATCGTGGTAAGCGGCCCAAAAGCCGCACGGGACGAGGCTTTACAACGGCTGGAGGTGATCGCGGATACCTACCTGTCGGTGAGCACGGCGGTGCAATTGGCTCTCCCCGAGCTGCTGCGAGATCGGCGGCAGGCGCAAGGACAGATCGGTGATCGCGTGCGGACCAACCTGGCGGAGTTGGATCGCCAACTGGCAGGGCAAAAAGCGTGTCGGCGGCTGGAGATGGAGGCGGGCTGGTACGCCGTGGTGCGGGTACCAGCCACTCGTCCCGATGAGGAGTTGGCGATCCAGATCCTGGAGCGGGAGGGCGTGGTGGTGCACCCTGGCCATTTCTACGATTTTCCCTCTGAGGGATACATTGTTCTGAGCCTTATCCCGCGGGTGGAGCTGTTTGCGGAAGGAGTGCGAAGAGTGTTGATTCATCTCTAA
- a CDS encoding FHA domain-containing protein has translation MPQESVTQIIQSSKAQAEMQAQLEKFRRTVVVMFTDIKGSTAYFEKYGDVAGLMMVHQCNDNLRQIVEKHGGRVVKEIGDAIMAIFDDCTESVRASIEMQKSLIGFNAPKPEQDHVFIRIGLNHGTGLVKSNDVFGDVVNVASRVESVASPEQIVISDTLNVQVAPLNLFKIAYLGRYALKGKEGDRDLFEVIWDEKRKARPASAHTVVTSDAKFKVVMPQFKLQHIRKDGSVGSEHDLKNGKLTIGRVEGDLKFAGDPQMSEAHAKFFVERGQLYVEDMSGGKGIFVRLIATYMMQNSDVIMMGRQVFQFREKTEALAAATATGTAITEISSIIKEPVAEFVAVTPQGVDENSRFPLLDQEITWGRNRGTYIFPEDGFMSRAHAKVYQRGENFFLEDVGSRNGTFIKVRGKAPVPTGATVLVGGQLLKVAQ, from the coding sequence ATGCCACAGGAAAGCGTCACCCAGATCATCCAGTCGTCGAAGGCGCAAGCCGAGATGCAGGCGCAACTGGAGAAGTTCCGCCGCACGGTGGTGGTGATGTTCACCGACATCAAGGGATCGACGGCGTACTTCGAGAAATACGGTGACGTGGCCGGCCTGATGATGGTGCACCAGTGCAACGACAATCTGCGCCAGATCGTGGAGAAGCATGGGGGACGCGTAGTCAAGGAGATCGGGGACGCCATCATGGCGATCTTCGACGACTGCACGGAATCGGTGCGGGCCTCGATCGAGATGCAGAAGTCGCTGATCGGGTTCAACGCGCCCAAGCCGGAACAAGACCACGTATTCATCCGGATCGGGCTCAATCACGGGACGGGGTTGGTGAAGTCCAACGATGTGTTCGGCGACGTGGTGAACGTGGCGTCGCGCGTGGAAAGCGTGGCATCGCCGGAACAGATCGTCATCTCCGACACACTGAACGTGCAGGTCGCCCCCCTGAACCTGTTCAAGATCGCCTACCTGGGACGTTACGCGCTGAAGGGCAAGGAAGGCGACCGCGACCTGTTCGAGGTCATCTGGGACGAGAAGCGGAAGGCGCGGCCGGCGTCGGCGCACACGGTCGTCACCAGCGACGCGAAGTTCAAAGTCGTGATGCCGCAGTTCAAGCTGCAGCACATCCGCAAGGACGGCTCGGTGGGCTCGGAGCACGATCTGAAGAACGGCAAGCTGACCATCGGAAGGGTGGAAGGCGACCTGAAGTTTGCCGGGGACCCGCAGATGTCGGAGGCGCACGCCAAGTTTTTCGTGGAGCGCGGACAGCTCTACGTCGAGGATATGAGCGGGGGCAAGGGCATCTTCGTGCGGCTGATCGCCACCTACATGATGCAGAACAGCGACGTGATCATGATGGGCCGGCAGGTATTCCAGTTCCGCGAAAAGACCGAAGCGTTGGCCGCGGCGACGGCGACCGGCACCGCCATCACAGAGATCTCGTCGATCATCAAGGAGCCGGTGGCGGAGTTCGTGGCGGTGACACCGCAAGGCGTGGACGAAAATAGCCGTTTTCCGCTGCTGGACCAGGAAATCACCTGGGGGCGCAACCGGGGGACGTACATCTTCCCGGAGGACGGATTCATGAGCCGGGCGCACGCCAAGGTGTACCAGCGGGGGGAGAATTTCTTTCTCGAGGACGTGGGAAGCCGGAACGGAACGTTCATCAAGGTGAGGGGCAAGGCCCCAGTGCCTACGGGAGCGACGGTTCTGGTTGGGGGACAACTTCTGAAGGTGGCCCAATAG
- a CDS encoding protein kinase → MAGPTVTKIGKYDVIEVLGKGGMGVVYKAMDNRIGRLVAIKMMTGGFADNPDLLKRFYREAQATGMLEHPNIVIVYELGDQDGNPYMVMQYLEGEPLDKMIQQRRELSMVEKLGYIIQACNGLNYAHQRGLVHRDIKPANLMVLKDGTCKLVDFGIARLGDTSLTRTGQVVGTIHYMSPEQINAQVVDGRTDIWSTGVMLFELLTYTLPFEGNDMASTLLKIIHEQPPSLNKFLTNYPPDLDEVIQRALAKDREERYATAEDFAFDLGRVQEQLKKQVVSEYVDRARNMMERQDLQKAKELLQQVLRVDTQHTVAKELMHEVQQRMQKQVRGEQIRQLRSNAEDAFAQKMYDDALAYVEQALSLDKTNTELINLRELVKSAKDKRDKAVAGLRKAEAAQQAGDLEMAIKAVEEAIAVDPDNTQAKALQAAITRELAEHSKQRQLQGLLDGARRDITSRKYTAAFEVLKQAEEIDPASPELHTLMSLASSGRDQESRRRELEKAAAEIEDALNRDDHVLACAKADEALQRFPSDPGLLKLKSLADKQRETSEKKKFVEEQIVKARKLLDSGKAAEALSLLEGAAQRAAGDSRLQSLLAIVRESAEREKSDRTKDEFIAKAKECLRKKDYDGAVMVLEMAQAQIEGSAEINDLLQYARDEAVQQARNRKVETATTEAQRLMAEEEYDRAVVVLEAALKEAPVDELKVLLADAKRHMEESSKKIHTAIAKAQKLLETRKVDDAVAFMEGLPKSYARSPEFTNLLEKARSEQDMVRAVGGAVKQAKGAIEKGDFARAIDIIDACKKTYGETPDIKAALADIESKKVSMARQVVDKAVRDARTLLLSRQYGAALRSLHAAGPLVPAAPADLQQQYNALKADAEKGASRLQKEQELMGKTMVAGSVDMSQTMVAGSVDAATAPAAARGAAAPHRAPVVVPPPPKKSPVMMIVIGVVVLAVIGVLAYLLRDRIAPPPPSTASVKVNAIPWGAVKLARCTSQAAPGACKPGYVKSYEKEPNNQTPILLRLPPGEYEIVVLGPGGQEKMEKTKISETSTGSVTPVFEQLDVEKIVNAK, encoded by the coding sequence ATGGCAGGTCCAACAGTCACCAAAATCGGTAAGTATGACGTCATCGAAGTCCTGGGCAAGGGCGGCATGGGCGTCGTCTATAAGGCGATGGACAACCGCATCGGCCGCCTGGTCGCCATCAAGATGATGACGGGGGGCTTCGCCGATAACCCCGACCTGCTGAAACGGTTCTACCGCGAGGCCCAGGCCACGGGCATGCTGGAGCACCCCAACATCGTGATCGTGTACGAGTTGGGCGACCAGGACGGCAACCCGTACATGGTGATGCAATACCTGGAAGGCGAGCCGCTGGACAAGATGATCCAGCAGCGGCGCGAACTCTCCATGGTGGAGAAGCTGGGATACATCATCCAGGCCTGCAACGGACTGAACTACGCGCACCAGCGCGGCCTGGTGCACCGCGACATCAAGCCGGCGAACCTGATGGTGCTGAAGGACGGCACCTGCAAACTGGTGGACTTCGGCATTGCCCGGCTGGGCGACACCAGCCTGACGCGCACCGGGCAGGTGGTGGGCACGATCCACTACATGTCTCCGGAGCAGATCAACGCGCAGGTGGTGGACGGGCGGACGGACATCTGGTCGACCGGAGTGATGCTGTTCGAACTGCTGACCTACACGCTGCCGTTCGAAGGCAACGACATGGCGTCGACGCTGCTGAAGATCATCCACGAGCAGCCGCCCTCGCTGAACAAGTTCCTCACCAACTACCCGCCGGACCTCGACGAGGTCATCCAGAGAGCGCTGGCCAAAGATCGCGAAGAGCGGTACGCGACGGCGGAGGACTTCGCTTTCGACCTGGGCCGGGTCCAGGAACAGCTCAAGAAACAGGTGGTGAGCGAGTACGTGGACCGGGCGCGCAACATGATGGAGCGGCAGGACCTGCAGAAGGCCAAGGAACTGCTGCAACAGGTGTTGCGCGTGGACACGCAGCACACCGTGGCCAAGGAGCTGATGCACGAAGTGCAGCAGCGCATGCAGAAGCAGGTGCGCGGCGAGCAGATCCGGCAGCTCCGGTCGAATGCGGAAGACGCGTTTGCGCAGAAAATGTACGACGACGCGCTGGCGTACGTCGAACAGGCGCTCTCGCTGGACAAGACCAACACCGAGCTGATCAACCTGCGCGAGCTGGTCAAGTCCGCCAAGGACAAGAGGGACAAGGCGGTGGCGGGGCTGCGCAAGGCGGAAGCGGCGCAGCAGGCCGGAGACCTGGAAATGGCGATTAAGGCGGTGGAAGAGGCCATCGCGGTCGATCCCGACAACACCCAGGCCAAGGCGCTGCAGGCGGCGATCACACGCGAACTGGCCGAGCACTCGAAGCAGAGGCAGTTACAGGGCCTGTTGGACGGGGCGCGCCGCGACATCACGTCGCGCAAATACACGGCCGCGTTCGAAGTGCTGAAGCAAGCGGAAGAGATCGATCCGGCGAGCCCGGAGCTGCACACGCTGATGAGCCTGGCGTCCTCGGGGCGGGACCAGGAGAGTCGCCGCCGGGAGCTGGAAAAGGCGGCCGCGGAGATCGAAGACGCGCTCAACCGGGATGACCACGTCCTGGCCTGCGCCAAGGCGGACGAAGCGTTGCAGCGCTTCCCCAGCGATCCCGGCCTGCTGAAGCTGAAATCGCTCGCCGACAAACAGCGCGAAACGAGCGAAAAGAAGAAGTTCGTCGAGGAACAGATCGTCAAGGCGCGCAAGCTGTTGGATTCGGGGAAAGCGGCGGAGGCGCTGTCGCTGCTGGAAGGCGCTGCGCAAAGAGCGGCGGGCGACTCGCGGCTGCAGTCGCTGCTGGCGATCGTGCGCGAGAGCGCCGAGCGCGAGAAGAGCGATCGCACCAAGGACGAATTCATCGCCAAAGCCAAGGAGTGCCTGCGCAAGAAGGATTACGACGGGGCCGTGATGGTGCTGGAGATGGCGCAGGCGCAGATCGAAGGCTCGGCCGAGATCAACGACCTGCTGCAGTACGCCCGGGACGAAGCGGTGCAGCAGGCGCGCAACCGGAAGGTAGAAACGGCGACGACGGAAGCGCAACGGCTGATGGCGGAGGAGGAGTACGACCGGGCGGTCGTGGTGCTGGAAGCGGCGCTCAAGGAGGCCCCGGTCGACGAGCTGAAGGTGCTGCTGGCGGACGCCAAGCGGCACATGGAGGAATCCAGCAAGAAGATCCATACAGCGATCGCCAAGGCGCAGAAGCTGCTGGAAACGCGCAAGGTGGACGATGCGGTTGCCTTCATGGAGGGGCTGCCGAAGTCCTACGCACGCTCGCCTGAGTTCACCAACCTGCTGGAGAAGGCGCGCAGCGAGCAGGACATGGTGCGCGCGGTGGGCGGCGCGGTGAAGCAGGCGAAAGGGGCGATCGAGAAGGGCGACTTCGCCCGGGCCATCGACATCATCGACGCCTGCAAGAAGACCTACGGGGAGACGCCCGACATCAAGGCTGCGCTGGCCGACATCGAAAGCAAAAAGGTCTCCATGGCGCGGCAGGTCGTGGACAAGGCGGTGCGCGATGCGCGCACCCTGCTGCTCTCGAGGCAATACGGGGCGGCACTGAGATCGCTGCATGCCGCCGGGCCGCTGGTGCCGGCGGCGCCGGCCGACCTGCAACAGCAGTACAACGCCCTGAAGGCGGACGCGGAGAAGGGCGCCTCGCGCCTGCAGAAGGAACAGGAACTGATGGGCAAGACCATGGTCGCCGGCTCTGTAGACATGTCGCAGACCATGGTGGCGGGGTCGGTCGATGCTGCAACGGCCCCGGCAGCGGCGCGCGGCGCCGCGGCACCCCATCGCGCGCCAGTGGTCGTGCCGCCGCCGCCAAAGAAGTCGCCGGTGATGATGATCGTCATTGGCGTGGTCGTTCTGGCTGTTATTGGGGTGCTTGCCTATCTTCTCAGGGACAGGATTGCGCCTCCCCCTCCCAGTACGGCTTCGGTGAAAGTCAACGCCATTCCTTGGGGTGCCGTCAAGTTAGCCCGCTGTACAAGCCAGGCGGCGCCCGGCGCCTGCAAACCGGGATACGTGAAGTCGTACGAAAAGGAACCGAATAACCAAACCCCCATTCTGTTAAGGCTCCCGCCGGGCGAGTACGAGATCGTCGTTTTGGGTCCTGGCGGTCAGGAGAAGATGGAGAAGACCAAGATTTCGGAGACGTCGACGGGATCGGTCACGCCAGTGTTCGAGCAACTCGATGTGGAGAAGATCGTCAATGCGAAGTAA
- a CDS encoding MBL fold metallo-hydrolase gives MIHEILAVGPLQCNCSVIGDEGTREAIVIDPGDDVDDVMELVRRHRLTVKQIVITHAHIDHVGGAMKLKRLTGAPILLNQNDYALLKMLDVQAAWTGMRPPGPVAIDQPIADADPVRAGMLSGTFLHTPGHTEGSVCLYFPAEKMLFAGDTLFAGSIGRTDLPGGSFDKIMASLHGPVLSLPDDTIVVPGHGPLTTIGNERETNPFLLRRP, from the coding sequence ATGATCCACGAGATCCTGGCCGTCGGCCCTCTCCAGTGCAACTGCTCCGTCATCGGGGACGAGGGCACACGCGAGGCCATCGTCATCGACCCCGGCGATGACGTAGACGACGTCATGGAGTTGGTGCGCCGCCACCGCCTCACCGTCAAGCAGATCGTCATCACCCACGCCCACATCGACCACGTGGGCGGGGCGATGAAGCTCAAGCGCCTGACCGGCGCGCCCATTTTGCTCAACCAGAACGACTATGCCCTTCTGAAGATGTTGGACGTGCAGGCCGCCTGGACGGGCATGCGCCCTCCCGGGCCGGTCGCCATCGACCAGCCCATCGCCGATGCCGATCCGGTCCGCGCCGGCATGCTCTCCGGCACGTTTCTGCACACGCCGGGGCACACCGAGGGCAGCGTCTGCCTCTATTTCCCCGCCGAGAAGATGCTCTTCGCCGGCGACACCCTGTTCGCCGGCAGCATCGGCCGCACCGACCTGCCCGGCGGCTCCTTCGACAAGATCATGGCCTCGCTGCACGGTCCCGTGCTGTCGCTGCCCGACGACACCATCGTCGTCCCGGGACACGGTCCGCTCACCACCATCGGTAATGAGCGCGAGACCAACCCCTTCCTCCTCCGCCGCCCCTGA
- the secG gene encoding preprotein translocase subunit SecG, which translates to MVVLLTILHVVVCFFLIVVVLLQSGKSADIAAAFGGMGSQTAFGPRGAATVLTKATTWATVIFMITSLSLAIIASKRKASSVLGGAKPAQTQGQTQPSSQPPAQNPVQGQPQQNQPAAPPPPSK; encoded by the coding sequence ATGGTTGTCCTGCTCACCATTCTCCACGTCGTCGTCTGTTTCTTCCTGATCGTCGTCGTACTGCTGCAAAGCGGCAAGAGCGCCGACATCGCCGCCGCCTTCGGCGGCATGGGCAGCCAGACCGCCTTCGGCCCCCGCGGCGCAGCCACCGTGCTTACCAAGGCGACCACCTGGGCCACGGTGATCTTCATGATCACCTCCCTCTCGCTGGCCATCATCGCCTCCAAGAGGAAGGCCAGTTCCGTTCTCGGCGGCGCCAAGCCCGCGCAAACCCAGGGCCAGACGCAACCCTCCTCCCAGCCGCCGGCGCAAAACCCGGTGCAGGGACAGCCGCAGCAGAACCAGCCGGCCGCCCCTCCGCCGCCGTCGAAGTAA
- the tpiA gene encoding triose-phosphate isomerase — MPRKKLIAANWKMYKTPDQAREFVRAFLPMVAGHDRDEIVVCPPFVDIAAVVETAKGSNVAVGAQNVAWEKEGAFTGEISADMLLAIGCTHAIIGHSERRQYFAETDDTVNARLKTALEAGLTPIVCVGEVLEERESGMTEEVLRRQCARAFRKISGKKAARLVVAYEPVWAIGTGKTATPQMAAEAHALIRAEVAKAMGQELADNLRILYGGSVKPENAKALMSEEEIDGALVGGASLKPDSFTAIVKY, encoded by the coding sequence ATGCCAAGAAAAAAACTCATCGCCGCTAACTGGAAGATGTACAAGACTCCCGACCAGGCCCGCGAGTTCGTGCGCGCCTTTCTCCCCATGGTCGCCGGCCACGACCGCGACGAGATCGTCGTCTGCCCGCCCTTCGTGGACATCGCCGCCGTGGTCGAAACCGCCAAGGGCTCCAACGTTGCCGTGGGCGCGCAAAACGTCGCCTGGGAAAAGGAAGGCGCCTTCACCGGCGAGATCTCTGCGGACATGCTGCTGGCCATCGGCTGCACCCACGCCATCATCGGCCACTCCGAGCGCCGCCAGTATTTCGCCGAGACCGACGACACGGTCAACGCCCGCCTCAAAACCGCCCTCGAAGCCGGCCTTACACCCATCGTCTGCGTCGGCGAGGTGCTGGAGGAGCGCGAGTCGGGCATGACCGAGGAAGTTCTGCGCCGCCAGTGTGCCCGCGCCTTCCGCAAGATCTCCGGCAAGAAGGCTGCCAGGCTGGTGGTCGCTTACGAGCCCGTTTGGGCCATCGGCACCGGCAAGACCGCGACCCCGCAGATGGCCGCCGAAGCCCACGCCCTCATCCGCGCCGAGGTCGCCAAGGCCATGGGACAGGAACTCGCCGACAACCTGCGCATCCTCTACGGCGGCAGCGTCAAGCCGGAGAACGCCAAGGCATTGATGTCGGAAGAGGAGATCGATGGCGCCCTGGTCGGCGGCGCCAGCCTCAAGCCCGACAGCTTCACCGCCATCGTCAAATACTGA
- a CDS encoding O-acetyl-ADP-ribose deacetylase — protein sequence MKISLTPTRSIEFTQGDISRETVDAIVNAANSELLPGGGVCGAIHRAGGPSIAEECGTLRRERGPVRTGGAVATTAGKLAARHVIHAVGPIWEGGRRGERDSLASCYRESLHVADGLQLKSIAFPAISTGIFGYPVAEAAAVALKTVAEILPKLQHVETVRFVLFDQSTFDAFTDAARHVVRAAS from the coding sequence ATGAAGATTTCCCTGACCCCAACCCGTAGCATCGAATTCACCCAGGGCGACATCTCACGCGAGACCGTGGATGCGATCGTCAACGCGGCCAACTCCGAGCTTTTGCCCGGCGGCGGGGTCTGCGGCGCCATCCATCGCGCCGGGGGACCGTCGATCGCCGAAGAGTGCGGCACCCTGCGCCGCGAGCGCGGTCCGGTCCGGACCGGAGGCGCTGTCGCCACCACCGCCGGCAAACTTGCCGCGCGGCACGTCATTCACGCCGTGGGACCGATCTGGGAAGGAGGCCGCCGCGGCGAGCGTGATTCCCTGGCCAGTTGCTACCGCGAATCACTCCACGTCGCCGACGGCCTGCAGCTCAAGAGCATCGCCTTCCCCGCCATCTCCACCGGCATCTTCGGCTATCCCGTAGCCGAGGCTGCCGCGGTCGCTCTGAAGACCGTCGCCGAGATCCTGCCCAAGCTCCAGCACGTGGAGACTGTGCGCTTCGTCCTCTTCGACCAATCCACCTTCGACGCTTTTACTGATGCAGCGCGCCACGTCGTTCGCGCCGCCTCCTAG
- a CDS encoding phosphoglycerate kinase, which yields MAKLSIKDLDLSGKRVFMRVDFNVPLDEYGNVTDDTRIRETLPSIEYALKHGSRLILASHLGRPKGKPNPKMSLKPAGERLRILLDEKLGRGFNVGFSPDCVGEQAKELASRLEKHQTLLLENLRFHAEEEANDENFSKQLAELCDLYVNDAFGSAHRAHASTAGITKFVKKCAAGLLMEKELTYLGKALHNPAQPFVAILGGAKVSDKIAVIQNLLGKVNTLLIGGGMAYTFLKSHGAKVGKSLVEDDKLDLAKRLLSDAKARGVKFLLPVDHVVATSMSADAHTKIVPADHALADDQMALDIGPKTVALFAAEIDRARTIVWNGPMGVFEMAPFAQGTVKIAQAVAANRAATSIIGGGDSVAAVQQAGVADKITHISTGGGASLEFLEGKKLPGVEALTDK from the coding sequence ATGGCGAAACTTTCGATCAAAGATCTCGACCTGAGCGGCAAGCGCGTCTTCATGCGCGTCGATTTCAATGTCCCGCTGGATGAATACGGCAACGTCACCGACGACACCCGCATCCGCGAGACCCTGCCTTCCATCGAGTATGCACTGAAGCACGGGTCGAGACTCATCCTGGCGTCGCACCTGGGCCGTCCCAAGGGCAAACCCAATCCCAAGATGAGCCTGAAGCCCGCCGGCGAGCGCCTGCGCATCCTCCTCGACGAGAAGCTGGGCCGGGGCTTCAACGTCGGCTTCTCTCCGGACTGTGTCGGCGAGCAGGCCAAGGAGCTGGCTTCGCGTCTCGAGAAGCACCAGACGCTTTTGCTGGAAAACCTTCGCTTCCATGCCGAAGAGGAAGCCAACGACGAGAACTTCTCCAAGCAGCTCGCCGAGCTCTGCGACCTCTACGTCAACGATGCATTCGGCTCGGCCCACCGCGCCCACGCCTCGACCGCCGGCATCACCAAGTTCGTCAAGAAATGCGCCGCCGGCCTGCTGATGGAGAAGGAGCTCACCTATCTGGGCAAGGCGCTGCATAATCCGGCGCAGCCCTTCGTCGCCATCCTCGGCGGCGCCAAGGTCAGCGACAAGATCGCCGTCATCCAGAACCTCCTGGGCAAGGTCAACACCCTGCTCATCGGCGGCGGCATGGCCTACACCTTCCTGAAGTCGCACGGGGCCAAGGTGGGCAAATCGCTGGTCGAGGATGACAAGCTCGACCTGGCCAAGCGCCTGCTCTCCGACGCCAAGGCCCGCGGGGTCAAGTTCCTGCTGCCGGTGGACCACGTCGTCGCCACCAGCATGTCCGCCGACGCCCATACCAAGATCGTTCCCGCGGACCACGCGCTCGCCGACGACCAGATGGCCCTCGACATCGGTCCCAAGACCGTGGCGCTTTTCGCGGCCGAGATCGACCGCGCCCGCACCATCGTGTGGAACGGCCCCATGGGCGTATTCGAGATGGCGCCCTTTGCCCAGGGCACGGTGAAGATCGCTCAGGCGGTGGCCGCGAACCGCGCTGCCACTTCCATCATCGGCGGCGGCGACTCGGTGGCTGCCGTGCAGCAGGCCGGCGTCGCCGACAAGATCACGCACATCTCCACCGGCGGCGGCGCCTCGCTGGAGTTCCTGGAAGGCAAGAAACTGCCGGGAGTGGAAGCATTGACCGACAAGTGA
- the gap gene encoding type I glyceraldehyde-3-phosphate dehydrogenase, producing the protein MAIKVGINGFGRIGRNILRTALNDKNLDFVAVNDLTDAKTLAHLLKYDSVLGNLTNKVTHGADYIEVDGKRIRVFAEKDPAKLDWKSVGAQVVVESTGRFTEADKAKAHLHDTVKKVIISAPAKGEDLTIVLGVNEDKYDPAKHHIISNASCTTNCLAPIAKVMNDNFTIQSGTMTTIHSYTNDQVILDFPHKDLRRARAAALSMIPTSTGAAKAVHLVIPELKGKLDGFAMRVPTPNVSVVDLVVFVEKKTTVEEVNAAMKKASESGRLAKYLGYEEQELVSMDFRHDSRSSIVDAPLTRVVAGNCVKVISWYDNEWGYSCRVRDLIIFLGSKGL; encoded by the coding sequence ATGGCAATCAAAGTTGGCATCAATGGATTTGGCCGTATCGGGCGCAACATTCTGCGCACCGCCCTCAACGATAAGAACCTCGACTTCGTCGCGGTCAACGATCTGACCGACGCCAAAACGCTGGCCCACCTGCTGAAGTACGATTCCGTGCTCGGCAACCTGACCAACAAGGTCACGCACGGCGCGGACTACATCGAGGTCGACGGCAAGCGCATCCGCGTATTTGCCGAGAAGGACCCCGCCAAGCTGGACTGGAAGTCCGTGGGCGCCCAGGTCGTCGTCGAATCCACCGGGCGTTTCACGGAAGCGGACAAGGCCAAGGCCCACCTGCACGACACGGTCAAGAAGGTCATCATCTCTGCCCCGGCGAAAGGCGAGGATCTCACCATCGTGCTGGGCGTCAACGAAGACAAGTACGACCCGGCCAAGCACCACATCATCTCCAACGCCTCCTGTACGACGAACTGCCTGGCGCCGATCGCCAAGGTGATGAACGACAACTTCACTATCCAGTCGGGCACGATGACCACCATTCACTCTTATACGAATGACCAGGTCATCCTCGACTTCCCCCACAAGGACCTGCGTCGTGCCCGCGCTGCCGCACTTTCCATGATCCCGACCTCCACCGGCGCTGCCAAGGCCGTGCACCTCGTCATCCCCGAGCTGAAGGGCAAGCTCGACGGTTTTGCCATGCGCGTACCCACGCCAAACGTTTCGGTCGTCGACCTGGTGGTATTCGTGGAGAAGAAGACCACGGTCGAAGAGGTCAATGCGGCCATGAAGAAGGCCAGCGAGTCCGGCCGCCTCGCCAAGTACCTGGGCTACGAGGAGCAGGAGCTGGTCTCTATGGATTTCCGCCACGATTCCCGCTCGTCCATCGTGGACGCTCCGCTCACGCGTGTCGTGGCCGGCAACTGTGTGAAGGTCATCTCCTGGTACGACAACGAGTGGGGATACTCGTGCCGCGTGCGTGACCTCATCATTTTCCTGGGCAGTAAGGGCCTGTAG